GTCATCCTGAGTTTGTCGAAGGATAAATCTGCCGAAGAAAAAGCCCTGGAACCTCTGCATATAGTAAATAGATTATGTCTCTGAGGTGAACGGTTACCTGATTCCTATATCTACAACACCTTTTCTAATTCCCTCAACACCTCTTTCAAAAAACCAATACCTTCTTCCTCTTCTGTCCATTTTAAAATCAAGCAATTGGTTTTTCTTGGATTTAGTGTTAAATATTCCGGAAAGGTAGTGACTAAAGAAAGAACTTTTGGGATTAATTTTTCATCCGACGGTAATTCAATGGTCATATATCCTTTAGAGATACTCAAAGAGGTAATACCGACTTTTTTTGCCATCAACCGCATCTGGAAAAGCTCTAAAAGTCTTTGGACAGGCATTGGGATTTTTCCGTATCTATCCGCCAATTCTTCTTTAACCTCTTGTAAGACATTAAAGTCTTTACAGGATGACAATTTTTTATAGACGGCATATCGTTGAGCAATATCTTTAATATATCCTTCCGGGATATAGGTATCGCAAGGCAAATCCATTGCTGGCAAGGTATCATCTGCTATCTTTTCTCCTCTCAAATTAGCTACGGTTTCCTGAAGTAACCTGCAGTATAAGTCAAATCCAACCGCGACTAAATTCCCGTGTTGTTCTGGTTCCAGGATATTACCTACCCCGCGTATTTCCATATCTCGCATCGCAATTCTGAATCCAGAGCCTAAATCTGAGAATTCACGGATGGCAGACAGTCGGTCTTTAGCCAGTTCAGATAATCCTAATTTTGTTGGGTAGAAGATATAGGCGTAAGCCATGTGATGAGACCTGCCAACCCGTCCTCTTAATTGATAAAGTTGGGAAAGTCCAAATTGATGGGCATTATTGATGATAATAGTGTTGACATTGGGTATATCTATGCCTGATTCAATGATTGAGGTGGAGAGATTTCTTCACCGAGAAGTGCTGGTTGAAAGTAAGTATTATCTTCTCCACTTGCTGATTTCAAGTTAATGTTTCTATGAAAATCAACTTTGTTGTGATCATTGCATGATATAATCCTTTCTTCTTTTCCCCAATACATAGATCTTACGAGCGACTTTTTTGTTTTCAAATAAGAATTCATATATAAGTCTTATTTTTAAATATGCATCTCTGAAATATGTGATAATAGGAACTTCCAAAAATGCTTTATTCTTTTCTTCTTTTGTTGTTTGCTGTAAGTTTAATTTTGATTTCCATGAATTGATAAATCCGTAATTTATTATTTCATAGCCATTCTCTTCAATAATATCAATGAATTTATTTAGTTCTATCCCCTCTTCATTGGATGAATTGCCTTTATTTAATGCAATGAATAAATTTCCATCCCCATATCTCTTCTTAAACTCTCTTTGTATATGTTCTACAGTCATCTTTTCATAAATATCCGCTAAAGAGTCTATTTCAATTTTATATTCATCTTCAAGTTTTAGTTCAGTAATCTGTACACTATTTTCGTGTTCTTTTAATTCCTTGATAAGAAGGAGTCCTATCAGGTGGACTACATCTTCTAACTTCTTATCAATTTTAATCCCATAGGATTTAGCTAACTTATATACATTTATCCCTGTAGATTCCAGAGAAGATCTTCTAATCTTAGGAAGTTTACACCCACTCTTATCTACTGCTCCACATTTAGTTAGATGGAGCAAGCATGGTCCGGCAATGAAACCTTGAACTTCATATCCATCCTTTTTAGCTATTCCTTCCAGTTTTAATACCATTCTATGAAGTTTTCTTACATATTTTCGGACAAAGATTAACTGTAAGAAAAAAGCTATAGGCGGTATTTTCATTAGACGAGGAGGGATGTCTTTTATACGGAGAACAAGCATTATTCCTAACTCATAGTCACTAATAACTTTTTTTGTCTTTTCTATTTTCCAGGAATAAGGAGGAGATGAATAGCAGTTATTAAAAGAATCGCAACGACTACACGCATCTTTCACTCGATGCTCTACCTGGATATCTTTTGTCCTTATAACTATCCCTTTATGAAATCTTTCTCTTTCTACTATATCTATAAGTTCTGAAATATAATCAAAAATATCATTCTTATATTTCAACTCAAATTGTTTCATTCTATTATAACCTTACGGCAGGATAAATAAGGATTCTTTACACTTCGTTAACTATTTCTTCAACCTTTATTCCTACATGTCTACCACCAGATTTAGCTATATGGGCTAACACTTTATCCTCAGGCTTAAGTGTCGTTACATTTCTTGGTTCGCCATTAGCCCCATGAACTCTAACATGCCAATCATCCTGTACAATAGTGTTAACAACTACATCATTATATTTTGCTTCGATTAATAGTAGTGGTCTGACTTCTATCTTAATTCTTCCAACTGTAACCACCTTAGCTTTACCGTGAATATTCACACATAATACCTTACCTCCGGCTTTTAAGTCAGTAATATAGTTAGTCTTATTATTTGGCCCCCAGACATATGAGTGAACAGCGCCAGCGTTTACTCGAAATGGTCGTAAGTCCATATACGGAAGATGA
This genomic stretch from bacterium harbors:
- a CDS encoding TRCF domain-containing protein, whose protein sequence is MAYAYIFYPTKLGLSELAKDRLSAIREFSDLGSGFRIAMRDMEIRGVGNILEPEQHGNLVAVGFDLYCRLLQETVANLRGEKIADDTLPAMDLPCDTYIPEGYIKDIAQRYAVYKKLSSCKDFNVLQEVKEELADRYGKIPMPVQRLLELFQMRLMAKKVGITSLSISKGYMTIELPSDEKLIPKVLSLVTTFPEYLTLNPRKTNCLILKWTEEEEGIGFLKEVLRELEKVL
- a CDS encoding DUF2284 domain-containing protein; translated protein: MKQFELKYKNDIFDYISELIDIVERERFHKGIVIRTKDIQVEHRVKDACSRCDSFNNCYSSPPYSWKIEKTKKVISDYELGIMLVLRIKDIPPRLMKIPPIAFFLQLIFVRKYVRKLHRMVLKLEGIAKKDGYEVQGFIAGPCLLHLTKCGAVDKSGCKLPKIRRSSLESTGINVYKLAKSYGIKIDKKLEDVVHLIGLLLIKELKEHENSVQITELKLEDEYKIEIDSLADIYEKMTVEHIQREFKKRYGDGNLFIALNKGNSSNEEGIELNKFIDIIEENGYEIINYGFINSWKSKLNLQQTTKEEKNKAFLEVPIITYFRDAYLKIRLIYEFLFENKKVARKIYVLGKRRKDYIMQ